In Patescibacteria group bacterium, a single window of DNA contains:
- a CDS encoding RpiB/LacA/LacB family sugar-phosphate isomerase has product MIYLGADHAGFKLKEEIKKYLKNSGFKYQDLGNQIFDSEDDYPDFAYQVAKKVAQEKNSKGILFCGTGQGMALAANKVKGIYAMPAWNKLTAKHAADHNQANILTLGGHITSTKSAKEIIKIWLKTKPLKNIKYSRRINKIKSFENELK; this is encoded by the coding sequence ATGATTTATTTAGGGGCGGATCACGCCGGATTCAAATTAAAAGAAGAAATAAAAAAATATTTAAAAAATTCAGGTTTTAAATATCAAGATTTAGGTAATCAAATTTTTGATTCAGAGGATGATTATCCGGACTTTGCTTATCAAGTGGCGAAGAAAGTGGCTCAAGAAAAAAATTCCAAAGGAATTTTATTTTGCGGCACCGGTCAAGGAATGGCCTTGGCGGCCAATAAAGTAAAAGGAATCTATGCCATGCCGGCCTGGAATAAATTAACCGCCAAGCACGCGGCAGATCATAATCAAGCCAATATTTTAACTTTGGGCGGACACATTACTTCAACTAAATCGGCCAAAGAAATAATTAAAATTTGGTTAAAAACCAAACCGTTGAAAAATATAAAATATTCAAGAAGAATTAATAAAATAAAGAGTTTTGAAAATGAATTAAAATAA